In Thalassotalea fonticola, a single genomic region encodes these proteins:
- a CDS encoding sulfatase family protein: MNRVNFSLQREHTFLKSIVITSLIAMGSISASLSAAEQPNIIYILADDMGQGDTTAYNTASKIPTPNLKRLADEGMTFTNVHSNSSVCTPTRYGVMTGRYAWRTSLKNGVYGGYSKHLIDPARETVPSLLKKQGYATAMTGKWHLGMDMSSSDGKSIHKGFGENADLTKPIKNGPNANGFDYYYGISASLNMSPHAYIENDKVQGELVYLKDAKAVRAAGLIRAKNGWMAKRFKQDQVQTTFINKAINWIEQQQKTDSKKPFFVYIPLNSPHSPIVPSKDFIGKSGLSDHGDFTLEMDYEIGRLLAALDKMDIADNTMVIFTSDNGTSPAAKLDKMQEQGHFSSMDYRGLKGSLYEGGHRVPFIVRWPNVVKAGAKTDYHGSLVDMMATAADINGVTLADNAGEDSVSFLPVLQGKKVDDKNRGIVYHSDAGFYSIAQGKWKLILHKRGGTRRLNPKDSNSPVKNAGDIQLFDMQNDPTERASVHAQHPEVVGNLSKLLKGYINKGRSNGDAPAKNNDIDEKLQLKWQKLLGDQVKL, from the coding sequence GTGAATCGAGTCAATTTTAGTCTTCAAAGAGAACATACTTTTTTAAAGTCGATAGTCATCACTAGCTTAATCGCCATGGGCAGCATATCTGCGAGCTTAAGTGCCGCTGAGCAGCCTAATATTATTTATATCCTTGCTGATGATATGGGGCAAGGTGACACTACCGCCTATAATACTGCCAGTAAGATACCTACGCCTAATTTAAAACGCCTGGCTGATGAAGGGATGACTTTTACCAATGTTCATTCCAACTCCAGTGTTTGTACGCCAACCCGATATGGCGTAATGACCGGACGTTATGCCTGGCGAACCAGTTTAAAAAATGGTGTATATGGTGGCTATAGCAAGCACCTTATTGATCCAGCTCGTGAGACCGTTCCTTCACTGTTAAAAAAACAGGGTTATGCTACCGCAATGACCGGCAAGTGGCATTTAGGTATGGATATGAGCAGCAGTGATGGTAAATCAATTCACAAGGGCTTTGGTGAAAATGCTGATCTTACTAAGCCGATAAAAAATGGTCCTAATGCCAACGGTTTCGACTACTACTACGGCATTTCAGCATCACTGAACATGTCCCCACACGCCTATATTGAGAACGATAAGGTACAAGGGGAACTGGTTTATCTAAAAGATGCTAAGGCAGTAAGAGCTGCAGGTTTGATCAGGGCAAAAAACGGTTGGATGGCTAAAAGGTTTAAACAAGATCAAGTGCAAACTACCTTCATTAATAAAGCGATTAACTGGATAGAGCAACAGCAAAAAACAGATAGCAAAAAACCTTTCTTTGTTTACATTCCTCTTAATTCGCCACATTCCCCCATTGTCCCTAGCAAAGACTTTATTGGTAAAAGTGGTTTATCAGATCACGGTGATTTCACCTTGGAGATGGATTATGAAATTGGTCGTTTATTAGCTGCCCTTGATAAAATGGACATTGCGGATAATACCATGGTCATTTTTACCTCTGATAATGGCACTTCGCCAGCGGCAAAACTAGATAAGATGCAAGAGCAGGGACATTTTTCAAGTATGGATTATCGCGGCCTTAAGGGCTCCTTATATGAAGGCGGTCATCGTGTGCCATTTATTGTGCGTTGGCCTAACGTGGTTAAAGCTGGCGCCAAAACCGATTATCATGGCTCACTAGTCGATATGATGGCTACAGCAGCAGACATTAATGGTGTAACACTTGCGGATAATGCTGGTGAAGACAGTGTGAGTTTTTTACCGGTATTACAGGGGAAAAAGGTGGATGATAAAAACCGTGGAATCGTGTATCACTCGGACGCTGGCTTTTACTCTATTGCACAAGGAAAGTGGAAGTTGATATTACACAAGCGTGGTGGAACACGTCGTTTAAACCCTAAAGATAGCAATAGCCCAGTTAAAAATGCTGGTGATATTCAATTATTTGATATGCAAAACGATCCTACTGAACGAGCTAGTGTTCATGCTCAGCATCCTGAAGTTGTTGGTAATTTAAGTAAATTACTGAAGGGCTATATTAATAAAGGGCGTAGTAATGGTGATGCACCTGCGAAAAACAATGACATTGATGAAAAGTTACAATTAAAGTGGCAAAAACTCTTGGGTGATCAGGTAAAACTGTAG